The Chitinophaga lutea genome contains the following window.
CCCGGTCAACAATTATTCCGCCTGTGGCGTTAAAGTGGCTTGAGAATTGTATAAGCATCATGCACCCAAAACCAATACTATGAAGCAGTTATTATTAACAGGCATTGTTGCCGCGTCCCTGCTGGCCTGGGGCTGCCAGGGCACCAGCAAACAGGCGGCCAGCGACACGTCGGCCGCCGTCACCCCCGCCCAGACCAGTGCGGAGCCCGCCTGGAAACTGGAAGGCACCAAATGGAAACTGAAGGAGTTCCCCTCCAACCCCATGGAAATACCGGCCGGCGATAAAGACATCTATATGCAGTTTACCGACACCTCTTCGGAAGTGCGGGGATTTTTAGGCTGCAACGGCTTCGGCGGCAAATACCTGGCCACCCCCAACGGCGACCTGCAGATCACCAATGTGATCTCCACCCAGATGGCCTGCGAGCGCCTCAACATCGAAAACGCGTTCGGCAAGGCGATGGAGGCAACCAGCAAATACACCATCGAAAAAGACCTGCTGCGCCTCCAGAAGGGAGACTCCATCCTGGCTACTTTCACGGCCTTGAAACCGTAATATCGATCATCTAAAACCAAACATATGTACAAGTACTTATTCCTGGCGTCCGCCGCTTTTGTGATGGCCTGCCAGGGCAGCAACACCCAAAACAATGCGGACACCGCCACGGAAAAAATCCATGAAGGGGTAGACCAGGTGAAAGAAGGCGTGGAAATGAAAGCGGATACGGCCGGCGCGTACCTGAAAGAACAAAAGGATAAAGCGGCCGCCAGCATCGAAGAAAAAATGAAAGAGCTGGATCAGAAAATCGAAGAACTGAAAAAAGACGGCAGCAAAAAAAGCGAACAGGCCAGGAAAGACCTGCAGGAAGTGCGCGACGACCTGGCTAAAAGCCTGGAGGACGTAAAGAACAGCACTGCGGAAGCATGGGATAAAACCAAGGAAGACGTGAACAAGTCGCTGAAGAAAGCCGACGACGAATGGCAGGAGTTCAAGCGAGATTTCAAGGAACTGTTCCGCTAAAAGAGATATATCTGGCAAGCAAATAAAAAAAGGGGCTCAGCGTGATGCGGAGCCCCTTTCTCTTTGCGGTTATACCTTACGCGCCGAGGGTAAACCCGTCGCGGTAGTTGCGTTTTACGAACTGGTTGGCATCCTCGAAGTTGGTGATCTTCATGTTCGGGCCGTCCCAGAGCAGTTTGATGTAGCGGCCGGGGTAATCGAAACCGTTGCCGCTGGCTTTGGGCTTGCGCACATCGTAGCTGCGGATGGCCAGGTTGCCCATCAGGATGGTTTCCGTTAAAGGGCCGGCAATCTCGAAAGGAGCGCTCAGTTCTTTTTTACCGTAACCGGCGATGCAGGCGTTCACCCACTGCACGTAGTGGCCTTCCGGCACACGGGCGATGGTTTTGGCCACGTTCACTTCCTTGTTGCGGGAAGAAGGCAGCAGGGAGGGGTACATACCGTAGGTACCGCACATCATTTTGCCTTTGGTGCCGATGAAGATGGCGCCGTTGCCGCCGTCGCCCATTCTTTCGTTGGGACCCAGCTCTTCGGGGCGCGCAGGCTGGATACCGCCGTCCATCCAGTGGAGCTTGATATCGCCGCTTTTGCCCTGGAAGTTCATGATCACATGGGAAGAGGGGGGACAGCTGTCCGGGAAATAACCTTGTTTGAATTCGTCGACATACACGCTGCCCACGCTGGCTTCCGCGGAAGTGGGGTAGCCCAGGCCGAGCACCCTGAAGGGCGGTTCCACGATGTGGCAGCCCATGTCGCCGAGGGCGCCGGTACCGTAATCCCACCATCCGCGCCAGTTAAAGGGCACGAGTTTGTTGACGTAGTCTTTTTGCGGGGCGGTGCCCAGCCAGAGGTTCCAGTCTAGGTCTTTCGGCACTTCGGCTTTTTCCGTAGGCCAGGGAATACCCTGCGGCCATACAGGGCGGTTGGTCCAGCAATACACGGTGTGCACATCGCCGATCAGGCCGGCGTTGTACCACTCCATGAGCTGGCGCACGCCGTCGCCGGATGCGCCCTGGTTACCCATCTGGGTTACCACTTTGTATTTTTTCGCAGCTTCGGTGAGCTTGCGCGCTTCGTAAATATCGTGGGTGAGGGGTTTCTGAACATACACGTGTTTGCCCAGCTGCATGGCCGCCATGGCCTGCACGGCGTGGTTATGATCCGGGGTGGATACGGACACGGCATCGATGTTCTTATGCTCCTTGTCCAGCATTTCACGGTAGTCTTTATAATACTTCGCTTTCGGGAAACGTTTCACCGAATTGGCGGCACGGCTGTCGTGCACATCACATAATACAACGATATCGGCCGGACCTTTGGCAAACTCCGCAATATCGCTTTCACCTTTACCGCCAACCCCGATGCCGGCTACTCTTAATCTGTCGCTGGGCGCTGTATAGCCCTTACCTCCTAAAACGTGACGTGGAACGATCATAAAACCGGCAGCAGCAGTAGCGCCTGTTGTTAGAAATGATCTACGAGAAATCTGGTTTCCTTTGTTATTGTTTTCCTGAACCATGATTTGATAAATTTTCGTTCAATATAATAGAAAATTTTTAGCGTTTCTAATATTATAGATGAGCGGCTGCCGTGCTAAATCGATTTTACACCCGGTCGGGGGAGAAAGCCGCGCCGGTGGGACATACAAGTTAAGAATTTGCCCCGTTAAGCGATTATTAAATTTGGGGGCATTTGCCGTTTTGTTGTTATTTTTAGCGGCACCAAACAACAACTTACAACATGTCTGACCGCAAACATCCGGCCGCGTTGCCGTTTTTATTTTTTTCTGAAATGTGGGAGCGCTTCGGTTTTTACCTGCTGCTGGCCATCCTGCAGCTGTACCTCACCGACGCTGAAAGCGGCGGCTGGGCAATGGACCGGAAAATGGCGGTAGATATCTTCGGTACCTTTATCGCATTCGTATACCTTACCCCCTTTGTGGGGGGCCTGCTGGCGGACCGGAAGGTGGGCTACACCAAATCCATCATCATCGGGGGCATCCTCATGGGCATCGGCTACATGGGCCTGGCCGTGAAAGACCTCACCGTCTTTTACCTGTCGCTCGCGCTCATCTGCGTGGGCAACGGCTTCTTCAAACCGAACATTTCCACCCTGCTCGGGAACGTGTATAACGATCCGAAGTATAAAGACCGCAAAGATGTGGGCTACAACATCTTTTACATGGGCATCAACATCGGGGCGTTCATCTGCACCTTTTTCGCCGCCTATCTCCGCAACAGCATCAGCTGGGGCGCCGCCTTCATCGCCGCGGGCATCGGCATGTTCCTCGGCGTGATCATTTTCGTGGTGGGCCTCAAACATTATAAACACGCGGATGTGCGCAAACCGGAACAGCCGGGCGACATGCCGCTGAAGAGCATCTTCGCCCAGGTATTTATCCCCGTGCTCGTCGTAGGGTACATCGGCTGGGTGATACCGGGTAATATTTTCGGATCCGATTCCACCGACGCCTTCATTTTCGCCTGCCTTCCGATCATCTACTTTTTCGCCAACCTGCTGCGTAAGGCCGCCGGTGCCGAAAAGAACCAGGTGAAGGCGCTGCTGGCCGTATTTGCCGTGTCCATCATGTTCTGGGCCGTGTTCAAACAGAATGGTACCGCGCTCACTACCTGGGCGCAGTTCTATACCGACCGCGAAATGCCCGCCGTCATCGAAGCGCCGGCCAAAAGCCTGTACCTCGCCGAAACGGTGACCAATAAAACGGACTCCGTGGTGCAATACGACGATGAGTTCCGTGTGGTAAAAAACGACAAAGGGCAACCGGTGAAAGAGCTGGGCAAAAACATCTACCTGCGAAATGTAGCGCCTGAAAAGATGCCGGCCGAAGGCGCCAGCATCAGCCTCATCAATACGGAACAATTCCAGTCGGTGAACCCCTTCTTCGTGATCGTACTGACGCCGCTGATCGTGGGCTTTTTCGCCCTGCTGCGCCGCCGCGGGAAAGAACCGACCACACCCACCAAAATCGCGTGGGGCCTGCTCATCTCTTCTTTTTCCACTTTCATGATGGTGGCCGCCGTGTATTTCTGCAACAACGGCGAAGTGAAAGCGTCGCTCTGGTGGCTGTTCGGCTGCTATGGCGTGATTACGGTCGGGGAGCTGCTGCTGAGCCCGATGGGCCTTTCGCTCGTGTCCAAACTCAGCCCGCCGCGCCTCACTTCCCTGATGATGGGCGGCTGGTTCCTCGCCACTTCCATGGGCAACAAACTCTCCGGGGTGCTGGCGGCCATGTGGGATACGTACGACAATAAAATGAATTATTTCCTCGTGAACTTTGCCATGCTCGGATTCGCTGCGGGGCTCATTTTTGTGATGCTGCGATGGCTGAACCGGATATTCAGGGAACATACCAAAGCATAAGCATGGCTATATGAAAAATATAAGCGGGCAGAGAGTCGCTAAATGACTACCTGTTCCCATCAGGTAACCGGATAAAAAGGGGCTGTATCAGAGTGTGATACAGCCCCTTTCCTTTGCAACCTGCGCTTATATGACTATTCCGCGGAATGATCAGGGAACATTGCCAGGCGGTTTACGGAGATATTATTGAACCCGGTTCGCACGTGCAACGGGGTTACCCGAAAATATGAATGTGACGGGCGGGCATAAGAAAGGGCTGCCGTGTTTGCGTAGCAGTCCTTTCATGTATAAAAATTGCGTTTAATCGTTCCAGGTCATGACCTTCCCCCTGTCGTCGGGCTTGACGCTTTCGGCCAGGGTTCTTTCGTCATAGGCGAGGTTGTATTTTTTCAGCACATCGGCCGGCACGCCGTCCCATACGTTGGGTTTGTTGCCCTGGTAATCCAGGTCCTTGAGCCCCATTTCGCTGGTGAAAAAGCCGGTAGCGGTGAGGTTGCGCAGGGTGCTGAAGAACGTGGCGCCCTGGCTGAGCTCCGGTGCGGCGGTGGAAGGGTATGCGATCTGATCCACCACGGCCAGCTGCTCTTTCGGCGAAAGGTCCGTGAACGTTTTGTCGTACGTTTTCAGGCAATGCACATCGAGCCAGCGCAGGCCACCCCGCATGGGCACCTGGTAACGCGGTATGTCTTTGACGATAAATTCGATGAACTCGGGCACCTTGGCGTCGCTGGCGCTGCCGGAGCGGTCGTCTTTCGGAATGATGATATCGGCCAGCACGGTAATGGTTTTCATTTCCGCGGCGGTGAAAAACGTTTCTTTAGCCAGCGTTTCGTCGCGCTCCACTTCGTCGGGCGTGCGGCCGTAGGTTTTAAATACGCCGGCGCCTGTTTTGGCGGTTTCGCCCGGCTTGGTTTCGCAGGCGCTCAATATTACGCCTGAAGAAAGGGAGCCTATTACCAGGGCTTTGAGTGATTCTCTTCTATCCATGATAATCAGAGGTTTTGTTTTTTTAATTCATCCACGATGTATTCGGACGCGCGAAGCGACAGGGCCAGTATCGTCCAGGTAGGGTTTTTATCGGCCTGCGACACGAAGGGGCCGCCGTCTACCACGAACACGTTTTTAACATCGTGCGCCTGGTTGAACTTGTTCACCACCGACCGTTTGGGATCGTTGCCCATGCGGGTGGTGCCCACTTCGTGGATGATGCGGCCGGGATTTTCGAGGCCGTGCATCACCTCTTCCCCGGGCCGGGGATTCAGGGGAATGCCGCCCATTTCATGGATGATCTGTTCAAAAGTATCCTGCATGTGTTTGGCCTGTTTGATTTCGTGCTCGCTCCAGGTATAGTGGAAGCGCAGCACGGGAATGCCGAACTTATCAACCACATTGGGATCGATTTCGCAGTAGTTGTCTGCCCGCGCGATGGCTTCGCCACGGCCCGCAAACCCAACGGTGGCGCCGTAATAGCGGCGGTAGTCGTTTTTCAGGGATGGGCCGTAACCACCGGCTGCTTTGCCCGCCCGCCCGGGGTCTTTGGCCTGCACGCCTTCGAGGTTGAACCCGAACCCATACGACGGCATGTTCATGCCGCCGCCGAATTCGATGTGATAACCGCGGGCGAAGTCGAGTTTTTTATTGTCGAGCCACCAGGGAATGTACATGTGCATGCCGCCCACCCCGTCTTCGTTATACCGCTGGCGGTCCATCAGCGCGGGAACGAATGCGCTCCTGGACGAGCCGGTGGAATCGTGCAGGTATTTGCCGACCACGCCGCTGGAATTGGCGAGGCCGTCTTTATGCGCTGCGGATTTTGAATTGAGCAGAAGCCTGGCCGATTCGCAGGCGCTGGCGGCCAGCACCACCACGCGTGCGTTGAGCTGGTATTCCTGGAGGTCGTTTTTATCTACGTAGGAAACGCCGGTGGCTTTCCCTGTTTTGTCTGTGAGCACTTCCCGGACCATGGCGCCGGTGTAGAGGTCTACATTCCCGCTTTTCATGGCCGGTTTGATGAGCACGGTGGAGGAGGAGAAGTCGGCATGCACGGTACAGCCCCTGCTGCACTGGCTGCAGAAAAAGCAGGCGCCGCGGTCTTTATTCACCGTGCGGGTGAGAATAGACAGGCGCGACGGAATCACGGGAATGCCCAGTTTGGTGCCGGCCTGTTTGATCATCAGTTCGTGCAGGCGCGGTTTCGGAGGAGGCAGGAAATACCCGTCCGGCTCGTTGTAGATGCCTTCTTTGGAGCCGAATACACCGATCATTTTATCCACACGGTCGTAAAACGGTTTCACGTCGTCGTAGCCGATGGGCCAGTCGTCGCCGTGCCCGTCGAGGCTGTAATGTTTAAAATCGTTGGGGCCGAATCGCAGGGAGATGCGCCCCCAGTGGTTGGTGCGGCCTCCCACCATGCGGGAGCGGAACCAGTCGAATTGTGTGCCGTTCTTTTTCGTGTAAGGTTCTCCGTTAATTTCCCACCCTCCATAAGCCGCGTCGAAATCTCCGAACGGCCGGGTGGTGTTGGCGCCGCGGCGGGGAGATTCGTAGGGCCATTTCAGCTGGGTCTGCTGTGCGGGGTCGGCCGGGTCGTATTTGGGGCCGGCTTCGAGCACGGCTACCTTCAAGCCTGCCTCGGCCAGTACTTTGGCCGCCATTCCCCCGCCGGCGCCGGATCCTACAATGCATACATCGTACGCCTTCGCCTGTTTTTTGATCTCAAATGCCATGTGAAACGTGGATTTTTTAGTAAAAGATTTGACCTGTGCGTATTTAAATCTATAAATTAAATGCGGAAAATGAAAGGTGTTTTTTACTTTCGGTACGTATTCTATGACAACTAACGCACCTTATATCCTCGGAGTAGACATTGGCACGGGCAGTGCCAAGAGCGTGGCGGTAACGCCGGCGGGCCATATCACCGCCGCCCACAGGCAAACATACCCAACCCAGCATCCGCAACCCGGTTACAGTGAACAGGACCCGGAACAGATCATCGCCGCCATCATCATCACCATCCGCAAAACGGTGGAAGAAATGAACGCCGCACCGGCAGCCATTTCCCTCAGCTGCGCCATGCACAGCCTGATGGCCGTAGACGGGAACGGAACGCCATTGACGCCGCTGATGACCTGGGCCGACAACCGCAGCGAGGCTTTCGCCGCCGCCCTTAAAAACTCACCGGCCGGGAAACAGATCTATGCCGCCACCGGTACGCCGGTGCACCCGATGTCGCCGCTTTGCAAAGTGCAATGGCTGCGGGAGCATGAGCCCGAAGTGTTTAAAAAGGCAGCCTGTTTTATCGGCATCAAGGAATTGTTCCTGTTCCGGTGTTTTCATGAATTCATCATCGATCACTCTCTCGCTTCCGCCACGGGTATGTTCGACATCCGGCAGCTCGACTGGCACGCCGCCGCACTCGACGTGGCCGGCATCACGGACGACCGCCTGCCTATTCCCGTGGAAACGACGCGGTTGCTGATAGGCATGGATGAAGCGATGGCGGAGGCTATGGGTGTGCCGCCAGATACCCTCATCATGGCCGGCAGCAGCGATGGTTGCCTGGCGCAACTGGGGAGCGGTGCGGTAGAGCCGGGCCATGCTGCGCTTACCATCGGCACCAGCGGCGCCATCAGGATGATGACGCGGCAGCCGGCCGAAGATCCGCAAAGCCGCCTGTTTTCATATGCGCTCACGCCAGAACATTATGTTTGCGGCGGCGCCATCAATAACGGCGGCGGTGCGCTGCAGTGGTTTTCCAAAGCATTCCTCCCATGGTCCGATTATAATAATTTTCTCAAAACCGCTTTCACGGCGCCGCCAGGCGCAGAAGGCCTGTTGTGCCTGCCATACCTGCTGGGCGAAAGAGCGCCCGTGTGGGACAGTGAGGCGCGCGGCGCCTACATCGGCATCGGGCAGCAGCATACGTCCGCGCATTTTCAGCGCGCGTTGATAGAAGGCATCTGTTTTGGTTTGTACAGTGTGGCCGAAGCCCTCGAAAGTGTGGTGACGCCGGTGAAAGAAGTGACGGTGAGCGGCGGGTTCACCGCTTCTCCGCTCTGGATACAGTTGCTGGCCGACATTTTCCAGAAACCCATGCTGCTGCACCAGGAAGAAGACGCGTCCGCTCTCGGGGCCGCGATGCTGGCCTGGCATGCGCTGGGTAAAACGGATGCATGGCGGTTCAACCCGGTAGGCACGGCGCGCGTGTTTGAGCCGGAGAATACGCACCGGAGCTTATATATGCGTAACTACAAAGCCTACAGTCTTTTGTATCACCAGCTGAAAGATGTGATGGAGGTGTTGAAGGGCGCCTAACAATCTTACGCCCCGCGGTCGAACATTCTTTCCAGGTCGTTCAGTTTAAAGGAAATAAAGGTGAAGCGGCCGCCCGGTGAAACGTTCGGCGTGGTGCAGGCAAACAATTCATCGATAATATTCTGCATTTCCCTCGTGCCCAGCATTTTGCCGGCGGGGATGGCGTTGTTGCGGGCCATGGCGCGCACGAGCTGTTCCCTGCGGTTATGTTTCAGTTCGCTGCTGTAATGTTTGAACTGTTCCAGCAAACCTTCGATGCTGGCCTGTTCGTTGCCGCTCTGGATGTCGGCTGGGGTGCCGCGCACCACGAAAGTCTGCTGACCGAAAGGTTCCAGGTCGTAGCCGAGCGCCTGCAGATCGGGGAGCATTTCCGAGATCACGATCGCATCCGCGGGCAACAACTCCAGCGTTTGCGGGAAAAGGCTTTGCTGCGTGGCGATGGGTTTTTCTGAAAGCGCCCGCTGGTAACGTTCATACAGGATGCGTTCGTGCGCCGCCCGCTGGTCGATCAGGATGAAGCCCGATTTGATCTGCGAAAGAATGAACTGCTGATGCACCTGCACCGGCACCTTCTGGTCTGTGGCCGCTTCCTGCCAACGCTCGTCGATCACGGAGGCCGTGGATGAAACAGGCTGTTCGGAAGGAACGGTGTTTTCATTGTCCGGCGTCAGGGCCGGGCCGTACAGTTCTTTCCAGTGGCGGAGGTTGCTGCTCTGGTCGATCACGTGCGCCTGGTTGGCGTGGGTGAACGTTTTATAGATGGAGGTGTTGGAAGACTGCTGTTTTTTCTGTTCCGTGAACGGCTGCGTCAATGCATCCAACTGCTGGATACCGGGATCGAGCTCGAAATCGAGCGCAGGCGTTACGCTGAACTGGGCGAGGGCATGTTTGATGGCCGATTGCACGAATGCATAGAGGATACGTTCGTCGTCGAACTTGATTTCCTGTTTGGTGGGATGTACGTTGATATCCACATGTGCAGGGTCGAGGTCGATGAACAATACATAAAGCGGAAAGCTGTCGGAAGGAATCATTTCCGCGAAGGCTGTCATCACCGCGTGATTGAGATAGCTGCTTTTGATGAAGCGGTTATTGACGAAGAAAAACTGGTCGCCACGGGTTTTTTTGGCCGTTTCCGGTTTGCCCACGAAGCCGTGGATGTTCATGTAATCGGTGGTTTCCTTGACCGTTACCAGTTTGGCGTTGTAGTGCTGCCCCAGGATGCTCACCACGCGCTGTTTCAGCGAGCCTTTTTCAAGGTGGAACATTTGCTGGCCATTGCTGTTGAGCGAAAACTGGAGATGGGGGAATGCGAGGGCTACCCGGATGAACTCATCCACGATGTGCCGCATTTCCGCGGCGTTGCTTTTGAGGAAATTCCTGCGGGCCGGCACGTTGAAGAACAGGTTCTTCATGGCGATGCTGGTGCCCGGTGCGGTTTGGCAGGGCTCCTGGCGTTTGATGACGCTGTTGTCTATTTCGATGAAAGTGCCTACGTCTTCGTGAGGGCGGCGGGTTTTCATTTCCACCTGGGCCACGGCGGCGATGGAAGCCAGTGCTTCACCGCGGAAACCCATCGTGCGGATGTGGAAAAGATCGTCGATCGACTGGATTTTGGAGGTGGCATGGCGCTCGAAGCACATCCGGGCGTCCGTATCGCTCATTCCGCTGCCGTTGTCTATGACCTGCACCAGTTCTTTGCCTGCGTCCCTTATAAAAAGTTGAATTTCAGTGGCGCCTGCGTCTACCGCATTCTCGAGCAGCTCTTTCACTGCCGACGCCGGGCGCTGAATTACTTCCCCTGCTGCTATCTGGTTCGCTATATTATCCGGTAACAAATTGATGATATCCGCCACTTGCCTGCCTTTTGGCGTAAAGGTAGGAATAAAAAAATATGTTAAATAAAAGTGGTGCGGCAAACCAATCGGGATGTGGTTTCGTACCTTTAGGGACGAACTTCCGGCCGCGAATCAAAAGTGTAGTATTGTTATTGGTGTTAAAGCGTAGTTAACGCAAAATCAAATCTTAGTATGAAAACGTGGAAACTTATAATTTTACCGTTATTAATATTGTTTAGCCATTGCACATATTCTCAGAACGGAGGCAAAATAAAATCCATGGAAGAAAAAAAGAATCCTGCGTACTCCCGCACGGATACTGGTAAAGTAAACCTTACAGACGCAGAGTGGAAAAAAGTATTACCGAAAGAAGTATATGACATTGCCCGGGAGAAAGGCACGGAATGGGCATTCACAGGAAAATATTGGGATCACAAGGAAAAGGGCACTTATTATTGCGCGGCCTGCGGGAACCCGCTTTTTGTTTCGGACACCAAGTTTGAAAGCGGATGCGGCTGGCCCAGTTTTTATCAGCCCATCAGTAAAACCAGCGTGATTTACACACCCGACAACTCTCATGGCATGCAGCGTACGGAAGTGCAATGCGGCCGCTGTAAGGCCCATCTGGGGCATGTTTTCGACGACGGGCCGCCGCCAACCGGCCTGCGCTATTGCATCAATTCCGTTATCCTCGATTTCGACAAAGCGCAGGATGCGGAAAAGAAGTACAAAGAAAAGGAATAACATCCCCGGATACCTGACTATATGCTGCCGGTACAAACGCTCCAGTACCGGGTGAGGCATTTGCATGTTACCCCCGCCAAAATCAGTATATTTATTAAAACATAGCATATGAAGGCATTAACCGTTCTTGCCTGGTTCACGGGCATCATCCTGGTTGTGTTCGTGATATTGCTGATGGCGGCCCCAACCAAAGTTCATATCGAAAAATCCCAGACCATCAACGCCCCGGTACAGGTTGTATGGGATTACATCACCCGGTTCGAAAAATTCAATCAATGGAGCACCTGGCGCAAAATCGAACCAGAAGCGCAATACCGCATAGAGGGGGTAGACGGCACCGTGGGCGCCGCCACGTCCTGGAAAGGGAAAAAGCTGGGCGAAGGCCGGCTGGAACATCTTTCGCTTAAACCATTCACCGAAGTACGGCAGCGGCTCCAGTTTTTCGAGCCTTTCGAGGGCACGTCCGATGTGTATTATCTCGTTCGCGAGGCCGCGGGCGTCACCACCGTTACCTGGGGCATCGACGCAGCATATCCCCGCCCGCAGAACATCATGGGCATGTTCATGAAACGCAGCCTGGAAAACGATTTTTCCCAGGGACTGCTGAACCTGAAAAACGCTGTGGAAGCGGAAAAAACAGTACCGCAACTTCCCGCCGCGGCTACCTCACCGGCGGCAAAAGAAGGAGAACGGCCGGAAATGGCATACTGGACGGTGCGCAGCGAAGTAAGCACCAAAGATATCAGCGGGTTTTACGCCGCCAGCCTTCCGCGGATATTCAAAGCCGTGAATGAAGCCCGGCTGAGCCCCGGGGTGCCCGCCGGCCTGTATTACAGCTGGGACGAAAAAGCGGGCAAAACGGACATGGCCGCCGCGGTGACGCTGGAGGCCAAAGGAACGCCACCTGCCGGGATTACCGCCGTCACGCTTCCCGCTGGTAAAATCGTGTATGTTGATTTTTATGGCCCTTATGAGCGCACGGCGGAAGCGCATGCCCTCATCGAAAAATACCTCCGCGAAAAAGGGCGGACCTCCAAATGGCCGGTATTGGAAGAATACATCACCGACCCGGCAACGGAAAAAGACAGCACGAAATGGCTGACGAGGGTGGTGTATTATGCAGATTGACGCAATGTGGC
Protein-coding sequences here:
- a CDS encoding gluconokinase; protein product: MTTNAPYILGVDIGTGSAKSVAVTPAGHITAAHRQTYPTQHPQPGYSEQDPEQIIAAIIITIRKTVEEMNAAPAAISLSCAMHSLMAVDGNGTPLTPLMTWADNRSEAFAAALKNSPAGKQIYAATGTPVHPMSPLCKVQWLREHEPEVFKKAACFIGIKELFLFRCFHEFIIDHSLASATGMFDIRQLDWHAAALDVAGITDDRLPIPVETTRLLIGMDEAMAEAMGVPPDTLIMAGSSDGCLAQLGSGAVEPGHAALTIGTSGAIRMMTRQPAEDPQSRLFSYALTPEHYVCGGAINNGGGALQWFSKAFLPWSDYNNFLKTAFTAPPGAEGLLCLPYLLGERAPVWDSEARGAYIGIGQQHTSAHFQRALIEGICFGLYSVAEALESVVTPVKEVTVSGGFTASPLWIQLLADIFQKPMLLHQEEDASALGAAMLAWHALGKTDAWRFNPVGTARVFEPENTHRSLYMRNYKAYSLLYHQLKDVMEVLKGA
- a CDS encoding META domain-containing protein, which translates into the protein MKQLLLTGIVAASLLAWGCQGTSKQAASDTSAAVTPAQTSAEPAWKLEGTKWKLKEFPSNPMEIPAGDKDIYMQFTDTSSEVRGFLGCNGFGGKYLATPNGDLQITNVISTQMACERLNIENAFGKAMEATSKYTIEKDLLRLQKGDSILATFTALKP
- a CDS encoding peptide MFS transporter — its product is MSDRKHPAALPFLFFSEMWERFGFYLLLAILQLYLTDAESGGWAMDRKMAVDIFGTFIAFVYLTPFVGGLLADRKVGYTKSIIIGGILMGIGYMGLAVKDLTVFYLSLALICVGNGFFKPNISTLLGNVYNDPKYKDRKDVGYNIFYMGINIGAFICTFFAAYLRNSISWGAAFIAAGIGMFLGVIIFVVGLKHYKHADVRKPEQPGDMPLKSIFAQVFIPVLVVGYIGWVIPGNIFGSDSTDAFIFACLPIIYFFANLLRKAAGAEKNQVKALLAVFAVSIMFWAVFKQNGTALTTWAQFYTDREMPAVIEAPAKSLYLAETVTNKTDSVVQYDDEFRVVKNDKGQPVKELGKNIYLRNVAPEKMPAEGASISLINTEQFQSVNPFFVIVLTPLIVGFFALLRRRGKEPTTPTKIAWGLLISSFSTFMMVAAVYFCNNGEVKASLWWLFGCYGVITVGELLLSPMGLSLVSKLSPPRLTSLMMGGWFLATSMGNKLSGVLAAMWDTYDNKMNYFLVNFAMLGFAAGLIFVMLRWLNRIFREHTKA
- a CDS encoding Gfo/Idh/MocA family protein; translated protein: MVQENNNKGNQISRRSFLTTGATAAAGFMIVPRHVLGGKGYTAPSDRLRVAGIGVGGKGESDIAEFAKGPADIVVLCDVHDSRAANSVKRFPKAKYYKDYREMLDKEHKNIDAVSVSTPDHNHAVQAMAAMQLGKHVYVQKPLTHDIYEARKLTEAAKKYKVVTQMGNQGASGDGVRQLMEWYNAGLIGDVHTVYCWTNRPVWPQGIPWPTEKAEVPKDLDWNLWLGTAPQKDYVNKLVPFNWRGWWDYGTGALGDMGCHIVEPPFRVLGLGYPTSAEASVGSVYVDEFKQGYFPDSCPPSSHVIMNFQGKSGDIKLHWMDGGIQPARPEELGPNERMGDGGNGAIFIGTKGKMMCGTYGMYPSLLPSSRNKEVNVAKTIARVPEGHYVQWVNACIAGYGKKELSAPFEIAGPLTETILMGNLAIRSYDVRKPKASGNGFDYPGRYIKLLWDGPNMKITNFEDANQFVKRNYRDGFTLGA
- a CDS encoding gluconate 2-dehydrogenase subunit 3 family protein, whose protein sequence is MDRRESLKALVIGSLSSGVILSACETKPGETAKTGAGVFKTYGRTPDEVERDETLAKETFFTAAEMKTITVLADIIIPKDDRSGSASDAKVPEFIEFIVKDIPRYQVPMRGGLRWLDVHCLKTYDKTFTDLSPKEQLAVVDQIAYPSTAAPELSQGATFFSTLRNLTATGFFTSEMGLKDLDYQGNKPNVWDGVPADVLKKYNLAYDERTLAESVKPDDRGKVMTWND
- the mutL gene encoding DNA mismatch repair endonuclease MutL; this encodes MADIINLLPDNIANQIAAGEVIQRPASAVKELLENAVDAGATEIQLFIRDAGKELVQVIDNGSGMSDTDARMCFERHATSKIQSIDDLFHIRTMGFRGEALASIAAVAQVEMKTRRPHEDVGTFIEIDNSVIKRQEPCQTAPGTSIAMKNLFFNVPARRNFLKSNAAEMRHIVDEFIRVALAFPHLQFSLNSNGQQMFHLEKGSLKQRVVSILGQHYNAKLVTVKETTDYMNIHGFVGKPETAKKTRGDQFFFVNNRFIKSSYLNHAVMTAFAEMIPSDSFPLYVLFIDLDPAHVDINVHPTKQEIKFDDERILYAFVQSAIKHALAQFSVTPALDFELDPGIQQLDALTQPFTEQKKQQSSNTSIYKTFTHANQAHVIDQSSNLRHWKELYGPALTPDNENTVPSEQPVSSTASVIDERWQEAATDQKVPVQVHQQFILSQIKSGFILIDQRAAHERILYERYQRALSEKPIATQQSLFPQTLELLPADAIVISEMLPDLQALGYDLEPFGQQTFVVRGTPADIQSGNEQASIEGLLEQFKHYSSELKHNRREQLVRAMARNNAIPAGKMLGTREMQNIIDELFACTTPNVSPGGRFTFISFKLNDLERMFDRGA
- a CDS encoding GMC family oxidoreductase, which translates into the protein MAFEIKKQAKAYDVCIVGSGAGGGMAAKVLAEAGLKVAVLEAGPKYDPADPAQQTQLKWPYESPRRGANTTRPFGDFDAAYGGWEINGEPYTKKNGTQFDWFRSRMVGGRTNHWGRISLRFGPNDFKHYSLDGHGDDWPIGYDDVKPFYDRVDKMIGVFGSKEGIYNEPDGYFLPPPKPRLHELMIKQAGTKLGIPVIPSRLSILTRTVNKDRGACFFCSQCSRGCTVHADFSSSTVLIKPAMKSGNVDLYTGAMVREVLTDKTGKATGVSYVDKNDLQEYQLNARVVVLAASACESARLLLNSKSAAHKDGLANSSGVVGKYLHDSTGSSRSAFVPALMDRQRYNEDGVGGMHMYIPWWLDNKKLDFARGYHIEFGGGMNMPSYGFGFNLEGVQAKDPGRAGKAAGGYGPSLKNDYRRYYGATVGFAGRGEAIARADNYCEIDPNVVDKFGIPVLRFHYTWSEHEIKQAKHMQDTFEQIIHEMGGIPLNPRPGEEVMHGLENPGRIIHEVGTTRMGNDPKRSVVNKFNQAHDVKNVFVVDGGPFVSQADKNPTWTILALSLRASEYIVDELKKQNL